A region of Anopheles merus strain MAF chromosome 2R, AmerM5.1, whole genome shotgun sequence DNA encodes the following proteins:
- the LOC121599903 gene encoding uncharacterized protein LOC121599903 — MKPIQVLQLLVVLLYGVAHVTARYNYTIPKILQGSWFSWETGRPTLTVLDDHSMSDRGDLINMLREGSNFTFIFRSRKCYHCVHAFPRTLNIFEKYESVCVTIGPNEEPTIERVCRGSTDQQLITLFNENYVPVNCRSSLEGVWQFAYQNRFRFTGECDHPDARIHSCQQAGTQFLISNEKFNITYKQCIGMAETFNGVVEYSCLGDWFIGKNHYFAVANTKESRKDEKYRCFLKNRDDDLYLGVSITAECNTLKTVEKSPERLRITPVKADVIEPGCRFPQNFTGEWINTANIDGDVKINETHIVETYKPDQSRYRRTIYVCREQRDSRIMTARLTVDGCQTDYVCFDFVPKHHNVIRYRRGLAVIQDDFSTVCSWKQFKNEEQWRYDLLLAAKPVPIRCPVAGKFNFTQKGEAPFKTRILGGVTLSPRPDIRCKQNISDFSVCDGDQKEMMIDADYCLSVDYLGRPIDIYSDPDYRMKCIGYWQENLKSYLITYDDLDPLSKYRCWVYQRADLNRVLMSQAVGAFCDINQDVTSWNYTEGAVVAIDMTEYERERDQCPMHFDDGENPWQETENFITVFPWVIYRSTAALSSTLTTFLISLAAVCLKVFF, encoded by the exons ATGAAGCCGATTCAAGTATTACAActgttggtggtgctgctgtacGGCG TGGCTCACGTTACAGCGCGATACAATTACACCATTCCGAAAATCCTGCAAGGATCATGGTTCTCGTGGGAAACGGGAAGGCCTACCTTGACCGTCCTCGACGATCACAGCATGTCCGACAGGGGCGACCTCATCAACATGTTGCGCGAAGGCTCCAACTTTACGTTCATTTTCCGCAGCAGAAAGTGCTACCACTGTGTGCACGCGTTCCCCAGGACGTTGAATATATTCGAAAAATATGAAT CGGTTTGTGTGACGATTGGGCCAAACGAAGAGCCCACCATCGAGCGGGTATGCCGTGGATCGACCGATCAGCAGTTAATAacgctgtttaacgaaaactACGTGCCCGTAAACTGTCGCTCGTCGCTTGAGGGTGTGTGGCAGTTTGCCtatcagaatcgattccgctTCACTGGAGAGTGTGACCATCCGGATGCACGGATTCACTCCTGCCAGCAGGCCGGCACGCAGTTCTTAATATCGAACGAAAAGTTTAACATCACCTACAAGCAGTGCATCGGGATGGCGGAAACGTTCAACGGTGTGGTGGAGTACAGCTGTCTGGGCGATTGGTTCATCGGCAAGAATCACTATTTCGCCGTGGCCaacacgaaggaatcgcgaaAGGATGAAAAGTATCGGTGCTTTTTGAAGAATCGTGACGACGATCTGTACCTGGGCGTGTCGATCACGGCAGAATGTAACACGCTGAAGACGGTCGAAAAATCGCCCGAGCGTCTGCGCATCACACCCGTCAAGGCGGATGTCATCGAGCCGGGGTGCCGATTCCCGCAAAACTTTACCGGCGAGTGGATCAATACCGCCAACATCGACGGTGATGTAAAGATAAACGAAACGCACATCGTGGAAACGTACAAACCGGATCAATCGCGTTACCGCCGCACGATCTACGTGTGCCGGGAGCAGCGGGACTCGCGCATCATGACCGCCCGCCTAACGGTGGACGGTTGTCAGACAGATTACGTTTGTTTCGACTTCGTCCCGAAGCATCACAACGTGATTCGCTACCGCCGGGGGCTGGCCGTGATTCAGGACGACTTTTCGACCGTGTGCTCGTGGAAGCAGTTCAAGAACGAGGAACAGTGGCGCTACGATTTGCTGCTCGCTGCCAAACCCGTCCCGATCCGGTGCCCGGTCGCTGGAAAGTTTAACTTCACGCAGAAGGGCGAGGCGCCGTTCAAAACGCGCATTCTCGGCGGCGTTACGCTGAGTCCTCGGCCGGACATTCGCTGCAAGCAAAACATTTCGGACTTTTCCGTGTGCGACGGCGATCAGAAGGAGATGATGATCGATGCGGACTACTGTCTGTCGGTGGATTATCTCGGCCGGCCGATCGATATCTACAGCGATCCGGATTACCGCATGAAGTGTATCGGCTACTGGCAGGAAAATCTGAAATCCTATCTCATCACGTACGACGATCTGGATCCGCTGTCCAAGTACCGCTGCTGGGTGTACCAGCGGGCGGATCTGAACCGCGTGCTGATGTCGCAAGCGGTTGGTGCGTTCTGCGATATCAATCAGGACGTCACCTCGTGGAACTACACCGAAGGTGCGGTAGTGGCGATCGACATGACGGAGTACGAGCGCGAGCGGGACCAGTGCCCGATGCACTTCGACGACGGTGAAAACCCTTGGCAGGAAACGGAAAATTTCATTACCGTGTTTCCGTGGGTCATCTATCGCTCGACGGCGGCTCTCAGCAGCACACTCACGACTTTCCTTATCTCCCTAGCAGCGGTTTGTTTGAAGGTGTTCTTCTAG